The nucleotide window GCGCACGATGCGGGAAGGCTGGGCCCGGGTTTCATCGTCCTGCCGCCAGCTTACCACGTAGTCGGCGGCCCGCACGATGGCCGGACTAACTTCCGCGTAAATAGCCGCCGTAGGTTCTCCACTTATATTGGCCGAGGTTGAAACCAGCCCGTGGCCCAGGCGGCGTACCACTTTGTGGGTAAACTCGTCCTGCAGCACCACGCGCAAACCCACGGTGCCGTCGGGAGCCAGCAGGTTGGGGGCCAGGTGGCGGCTGCCTTGCACTATATAGGTAGTAGGCCGCTCCTGGCTGGCCAGCAGCTCCGGCAGATTGGCGGGCACGACGGCGGCGTACTTGGCAAACATGGCCTCGTCGGCCACCAGCACGATAAAGCCTTTCTCAGCGGGCCGGTTCTTGATTTTGTAGACTTTCTCCACCGCCGGCGGCACCTCCGCGTCGCAGCCCAGGCCCCACACCGTATCGGTCGGGTACAGGATAACCTGCTGCAGCAGCAGGGCATCGACGGCGGCATCTACTTCCTGACGGAAGAAATTACTGTTGGTATTGCTATTCATGGTCGGTGGCGCTGATGGATTGGCAGAGCTCTACCAGTACGCCCGCCGCACTTTTGGGATGCACAAAGCAGACGAGCTTGTTGTCGGCCCCGCGCTTAGGCTCCTCATTCAGCAGCACAAAGCCTTCCTGCCGCAGCCGCTCCATTTCGGCCCGAATATCATCTACCTCGAAGGCTACATGGTGAATCCCCTCGGGCCTTTTGCTCAGATACTTGGTAATGGCGCTATCGGGCGAGGTACCGGCCAGCAGCTCAATCTTAGAGCCGCCCACTTGAAAAAACACGGTATCCACGGCTTCACTGGCTACATGCTCCTTTTTATAAGGGGGCTGCCCGAGCAGGGTTGTATACAGCGCCGTGGCCGCTTCAAGGTCGTGCACGGCTAGGCCGAGGTGTTCCAGATTGGTAAACATGAAAGTTGGGGTGGGAAGCTGGTGGAGGCTATTTGGAATATATCTACTTTTGTGAGGCAAAGTAAAACCTGTTTCCTGGTTTTTGTGTTCTACCTGCGAATCATTCTCCACTAGGATTCGCCTGCTTACTCTGGTTTTTCGCTGATTTACATACTCCGAGCCATGCTCAAGCTACCTATTTACCTCGACAACAACGCTACCACTCCGCTGGACCCACGCGTGTTGGAGGCCATGATGCCCTACCTGACCGAGGTGTTTGGCAACGCCGCTTCCCGCAACCACCCCTTCGGCTGGGCTGCCGAGGAAGCCGTTGACTATTCGCGCGAGCAGATTGCCTCGCTCATCAACTGCGACTCCAAGGAAATCATCTTCACCTCGGGTGCTACCGAGTCGGACAACCTGGGTATCAAGGGAGTGTTTGAGATGTACGCTCAGAAGGGCAACCACATCATCACCGCTACCACCGAGCACAAAGCCGTGCTCGATACCTGCAAGCACATCGAGAAGCTGGGTGGTCGGGTTACTTACCTGCCCGTCAACGAGGAAGGCCTCATCAGCCTCGCCGAGCTGGAAGCAGCCATAACGCCCGAAACCATTCTGGTGACCATCATGTACGGCAACAACGAAACCGGCACCATTCAGCCGATTCGTGAAATTGCCGCTATTGCCCACAAGCATGGTGCCCTGTTCATGAGCGACGGCACGCAGGCTGTAGGCAAGATTCCGGTCGACGTTATTGCCGACGGTATCGACATTATGGCCTTCACGGCTCACAAGATGTACGGCCCCAAGGGCGTAGGTGCTCTGTACGTGCGTCGCAAGAACCCCCGGGTGAAAGTTACCGCTCAGATGGACGGTGGCGGCCACGAGCGCGGCATGCGCTCCGGTACGCTCAACGTGCCCGGCATCGTGGGTTTGGGCAAAGCCTGCGAGCTGGCCCGCCTGGAAATGGCCGCCGACACGGCCCGCCTCTCGGCCCTGCGCGACAAGCTGGAGCGTGAGCTGCTGACCCTGGAAGAAAGCTACGTGAACGGCTCGCGCGAACACCGCCTGCCCCACGTAACCAACATCTCCTTTAAGTACGTGGAAGGCGAAGGCCTAATGATGGGCGTGAAAGATCTGGCCGTTTCGTCGGGCTCGGCCTGTACCTCGGCCTCCCTGGAGCCTTCCTACGTACTCAAGGCCCTGGGCCTGAGCGACGATCTAGCCCACAGCTCCCTGCGCTTTGGCCTGAGCCGCTTCACCACCGAAGAGCAAATCGACTACGCCATCAATCACGTAAAAGAGGCCGTAACCAAGCTCCGCGAAATGTCGCCCCTGTGGGAGATGTTCAAGGAAGGCATCGACCTGAGCAAGATTGAGTGGGCTGAGCATTAATAGTTTGACCTGTGGTTGCTGTTGCTGTGTTATATTGACCGGCAACTGCAACCCAAAGCCAAACAACCAAAAACGAATAACCCAATAAAGCCATGGCTTACTCCGATAAGGTAATCGACCATTACAGCAACCCCCGCAACGTGGGCACGCTGGACAAAAGCAAAAAGAACGTGGGCACCGGCCTGGTCGGCGCTCCTGAGTGCGGCGACGTAATGCGCCTGCAGATCGAGGTTGACGAAACCACCAATACCATTACCGACGCCAAGTTTAAGACCTTCGGCTGCGGCTCGGCCATTGCTTCTTCGTCGCTCGCTACCGAGTGGCTGAAAGGCAAAACCGTGGACGAGGCTCTGGCCATCGACAACATGGAGATTGTGGAAGAGCTGGCCTTGCCGCCCGTTAAGATTCACTGCTCGGTGCTGGCCGAAGACGCTATTAAGTCGGCTATCAACGACTACCGCGTGAAGAACGGCATGCCCGCCCTGGAAGAGTCGAAAGCTCACCACTAGTAGAACGAAGTACAGCGAAGTGAGAAGCCAGCCTGCTTTATTGGGTTGACTTCTCACTTCTGAGTTCTTACCTCTCTCCTTCTAGTCAATGGAAGTTTCGCCCGACATTCACGTCGAAAGCAGCCGCATTCAAAAACAGATTGAGGATTATCTGGGCATGGGTCCGGGCAATCTGCTGTTCGAGTACCGCCAGCTGGATAATCTGGTGCGCCTGGACTTGATTACCGTCAATCCGCGGCACCACCAGAGCTTCCTGTTTCGCTACGAGGAAGGCTACGACAAGCTCGACGCTCTGCGCAAGATGCTGACTTATGTGCAGCGCCTGCGCGACACGGAAAGCTCCTACACGATTCAGTGGCGGGCCCGCGGCGACAAAGAGCTGCAAACGTCTTACTTCCGGGCGCACAATGCCTACGAGGCGCTCGACAAGCTGTATTACGGGCGCGACCTAAACACTATTACCGTGTTTAGTGTTGTGCTCAATCCGTCGTCGTAAGACGTAGCCCGGGGCAAAACCGGTAGGAAGAGCACTCTTTTTCCGGCCCCATTGTTTACCAGTTACGTTTCCCCTACTCAATACCGAGTCCCATGATTACCGTTTCTGACAAAGCCAAGGAGAAAGTAGAGCGCCTGATGTCTGACGCTCAGCTTGACGAAACCTACCGCCTGCGAGCTTCCGTGGCCGGGGGTGGTTGCTCGGGCCTGTCCTACAAGCTCGACTTCGACAACGAAGTAAAGCCCATGGACCAGGAGTTTGAAGACAAAGGCGTCCGGGTGGTGGTAGATATGAAAAGCTTCCTCTACCTGGCCGGCACCCAGCTCGATTTTTCGGACGGGTTGAATGGCAAAGGTTTCTACTTCGATAACCCCAATGCTTCCCGTACCTGCGGCTGCGGGGAAAGCTTCTCCGTATAGCCTCCCCTGCTGCGCTTCAAGTGCGCGGCTAAAGCACATACAAAAAAGGCTCCTTCCCGCGTGGGAAGGAGCCTTTTTTATGAGCATAGGGGTTATTTATTCCCGGGCAAAACGCTGGGCAACTCTGTCCTGGCCAGTACCTACTTCGAGCAAGTACCCGCCCGAACGCAGGCCCTGCACGTTGATAATGCCCGTGACGGGCACTTTGCCTTCCAGCAATGCCTGGCCCAGCATATTGAACACGCGGTAAGGCGTCCCGACCCTAGTAGCAGGCAGGTTCAGCACGTCGTAGGTGGGGCTGGGGTAAGCCACGGCTAGTACCGCGCCAACTACCCGCACCGG belongs to Hymenobacter cellulosilyticus and includes:
- a CDS encoding HesB/IscA family protein, giving the protein MITVSDKAKEKVERLMSDAQLDETYRLRASVAGGGCSGLSYKLDFDNEVKPMDQEFEDKGVRVVVDMKSFLYLAGTQLDFSDGLNGKGFYFDNPNASRTCGCGESFSV
- a CDS encoding IscS subfamily cysteine desulfurase → MLKLPIYLDNNATTPLDPRVLEAMMPYLTEVFGNAASRNHPFGWAAEEAVDYSREQIASLINCDSKEIIFTSGATESDNLGIKGVFEMYAQKGNHIITATTEHKAVLDTCKHIEKLGGRVTYLPVNEEGLISLAELEAAITPETILVTIMYGNNETGTIQPIREIAAIAHKHGALFMSDGTQAVGKIPVDVIADGIDIMAFTAHKMYGPKGVGALYVRRKNPRVKVTAQMDGGGHERGMRSGTLNVPGIVGLGKACELARLEMAADTARLSALRDKLERELLTLEESYVNGSREHRLPHVTNISFKYVEGEGLMMGVKDLAVSSGSACTSASLEPSYVLKALGLSDDLAHSSLRFGLSRFTTEEQIDYAINHVKEAVTKLREMSPLWEMFKEGIDLSKIEWAEH
- the mce gene encoding methylmalonyl-CoA epimerase; its protein translation is MFTNLEHLGLAVHDLEAATALYTTLLGQPPYKKEHVASEAVDTVFFQVGGSKIELLAGTSPDSAITKYLSKRPEGIHHVAFEVDDIRAEMERLRQEGFVLLNEEPKRGADNKLVCFVHPKSAAGVLVELCQSISATDHE
- the iscU gene encoding Fe-S cluster assembly scaffold IscU, whose amino-acid sequence is MAYSDKVIDHYSNPRNVGTLDKSKKNVGTGLVGAPECGDVMRLQIEVDETTNTITDAKFKTFGCGSAIASSSLATEWLKGKTVDEALAIDNMEIVEELALPPVKIHCSVLAEDAIKSAINDYRVKNGMPALEESKAHH
- a CDS encoding L-threonylcarbamoyladenylate synthase, which translates into the protein MNSNTNSNFFRQEVDAAVDALLLQQVILYPTDTVWGLGCDAEVPPAVEKVYKIKNRPAEKGFIVLVADEAMFAKYAAVVPANLPELLASQERPTTYIVQGSRHLAPNLLAPDGTVGLRVVLQDEFTHKVVRRLGHGLVSTSANISGEPTAAIYAEVSPAIVRAADYVVSWRQDDETRAQPSRIVRVLPDGGLEVIRN